From the genome of Arvicola amphibius chromosome 9, mArvAmp1.2, whole genome shotgun sequence, one region includes:
- the Susd2 gene encoding sushi domain-containing protein 2 has protein sequence MKLALLPWILMLLVTIPGPKSTAGAQSSCSLRCGEQDGLCSCHPTCSGLGTCCEDFLDYCLEISPTSGSMMGGKDFVVQHLEWPGSTDGVICRFKDSIETLGYIDNLKRVHCISPLLYESGHIPFTVSLDNGRSFPRAGTWLAAHPYKVSESEKSQLVNETRWQYYGTSNTTGNLSLTWNTSVLPTPTVTIELWGYEETGKPYSEDWTAKWSYLYTLTGNTPNSGIFTFTPKPASPEHQKWKVGALRISSSTNYPGQQDVLALWTNDHALAWHLGEDFQADSVAWAREQCLAWEALEDQLPNFLTELPDCPCTLAQARADSGRFFTDYGCDIEQGSVCTYHPGAVHCVRSVQASPRYGSGQQCCYTAAGTQLLTSDSTSGSTPDRGHDWGAPPYRTPPRVPGMSHWLYDVISFYYCCLWAPECPRYMKRRPSSDCRTYRPPRLASAFGDPHFVTFDGTSFSFSGSGEYVLLEARLTDLRVQGRAEPGRMPNGTQARGTGLTSVAVQEGNSDVVEVRLAGSPQALQVLLNQKALSFTEQKWMDLKGMFLSVASEDKVSIMLSSGAGLEVSIQGPFLSVTILLPEKFLTHTRGLLGTLNDNPKDDFTLRDEQVLPSNASDQEVFQFGASWAVPNTSSLFTYDSSFLVSKFLNQPKHDPNFIPLFFNEITLSQVEEVTRLCENDRFCILDVISTGNVSVGNATRTARRLHQERLASLQPVVSCGWLPPPSNGHKEGLKYLVNSTVRFSCHSGYSLVGAETSKCRADGTWSTPTPECQPGRSYTVLLSIIFGGLAIVALISIIYVLLRRHRKNNMAMWRSQP, from the exons ATGAAGCTGGCCCTCCTGCCTTGGATTTTGATGCTGCTGGTGACCATCCCAGGCCCCAAGTCCACAGCAG GTGCCCAGAGTAGCTGCTCCCTGCGCTGTGGGGAACAGGATGGACTCTGCTCTTGTCATCCCACCTGCTCGGGCCTCGGCACCTGTTGTGAAGACTTTCTGGACTACTGCCTAGAGATTTCACCCACCTCGGGCTCCATGATGGGTGGCAAAGACTTCGTGGTGCAGCATTTGGAGTGGCCTGGCTCTACTGATGGCGTCATTTGCAG GTTTAAGGACAGTATCGAGACCCTTGGCTATATCGACAATTTGAAACGAGTACACTGTATATCACCCTTGCTCTATGAAAGCGGCCACATTCCCTTCACCGTCTCACTGGACAATGGCCGTTCCTTCCCTCGTGCAGGCACTTGGCTAGCTG CCCATCCCTACAAAGTGTCTGAGTCTGAGAAGAGCCAGCTGGTGAACGAGACTCGTTGGCAATATTACGGCACTTCGAACACCACTGGGAACCTCAGCCTCACCTGGAACACCTCCGTGCTGCCCACGCCGACTGTCACCATTGAGCTGTGGGGCTACGAGGAGACAG GAAAACCCTACTCAGAGGACTGGACAGCAAAGTGGTCCTATCTGTACACTCTGACTGGAAACACCCCCAATTCCGGCATCTTTACTTTCACCCCAAAGCCCGCATCTCCTGAGCACCAGAAGTGGAAAGTGGGAGCTCTGAGGATCAGCAGCAGCACGAACTATCCTGGGCAACA GGATGTGCTGGCGCTCTGGACCAATGATCACGCGCTGGCCTGGCACCTGGGTGAGGACTTCCAGGCTGACTCTGTAGCCTGGGCCCGTGAACAATGCCTAGCCTGGGAGGCGCTGGAAGATCAGCTGCCCAACTTCCTGACGGAGCTGCCAGACTGCCCCTGCACACTGGCCCAGGCCAGGGCTGACTCTGGCCGCTTCTTT ACTGACTATGGATGTGACATTGAGCAAGGCAGCGTTTGCACCTACCACCCAGGGGCTGTGCACTGTGTGCGCTCCGTGCAGGCCAG CCCCAGGTACGGCTCAGGCCAGCAGTGCTGCTATACCGCAGCAGGCACACAACTCCTGACCTCAGACTCGACGAGCGGCAGCACCCCTGACCGCGGCCATGACTGGGGCGCTCCCCCATACCGCACCCCTCCCCGTGTGCCGGGCATGTCCCATTGGCTCTACGATGTCATCAGCTTCTATTACTGTTGTCTCTGGGCACCTGAGTGTCCCCGCTACATGAAGCGGCGGCCTTCCAGTGACTGCCGCACCTACAGACCTCCACGCCTGG CCTCTGCCTTTGGGGACCCCCACTTTGTCACCTTCGATGGCACCAGCTTCTCATTCAGCGGGAGCGGCGAGTATGTGCTGTTGGAGGCCAGACTGACTGACCTGAGGGTGCAGGGACGGGCCGAGCCCGGGAGAATGCCCAATG GCACCCAAGCCCGTGGCACAGGACTGACTTCAGTGGCTGTCCAAGAAGGCAACTCAGATGTAGTAGAGGTGCGGCTAGCTGGCAGTCCCCAGGCCCTGCAAGTGTTGTTGAACCAGAAAGCCCTCAGTTTCACGGAACAGAAGTGGATGGACCTCAAGG GCATGTTTCTGTCAGTGGCCTCTGAGGATAAGGTGTCAATCATGCTGTCATCGGGGGCTGGCCTTGAGGTCAGTATACAAGGTCCTTTTCTGAGTGTGACCATCCTGCTGCCTGAGAAGTTCCTGACCCACACCCGTGGTCTCCTGGGGACACTCAATGATAACCCCAAAGATGACTTCACCCTGCGGGATGAGCAGGTCCTGCCCTCGAATGCCAGCGATCAGGAGGTGTTCCAGTTTGGAGCCAGCT GGGCTGTTCCCAACACCTCTTCCTTGTTCACCTATGACTCTTCATTTCTGGTCTCCAAATTCTTGAACCAACCCAAGCATGACCCCAACTTCATACCACTCTTCTTCAACGAGATCACACTCAGCCAGGTAGAAGAAGTGACCAGACTGTGCGAGAATGACCGTTTCTGCATCCTTGACGTGATAAGCACAGGGAACGTGAGTGTGGGCAATGCCACACGGACTGCCCGCCGACTGCACCAAGAACGTCTGGCGAGCCTACAACCTG TGGTGTCCTGCGGCTGGCTACCCCCACCCTCGAATGGGCACAAGGAAGGCCTGAAGTACCTGGTAAATTCCACCGTCCGTTTCAGCTGCCACAGTGGCTACAGCTTGGTAGGGGCTGAGACCAGCAAATGCCGAGCTGATGGTACCTGGTCTACACCTACCCCAGAGTGTCAGCCAG GACGGAGCTACACAGTGCTGCTGAGTATCATCTTCGGAGGCCTGGCCATCGTGGCCCTGATTTCTATAATCTATGTGCTGCTGCGCCGCCACAGGAAGAACAATAT GGCCATGTGGCGTTCACAGCCCTGA